In Nicotiana tabacum cultivar K326 chromosome 17, ASM71507v2, whole genome shotgun sequence, one DNA window encodes the following:
- the LOC142171792 gene encoding uncharacterized protein LOC142171792 gives MELVTCKEKSMLQKKHYDVDQFFDIVANVLNIVGSSFKRRNMLREDQEKKLEELQVLGEVHTGSGLNQELGLQRPGDTRWGSNFKTVSNFIALFSSIINVLEFLASEDVNYLERSVAKSLVNDIRSFEFVHMIHLMLKLLAITNDLNIALQRKDQDIVNAMKLVGFAKRQLQVMRESKWESLIDDASSFCSKHDIVIPKMDKNYHLGKSKRRSSSVTYSHHLRVEVFNTVIDLQLSELNSRFDAVNSNLLLGMASLSPDNSFANYDKDRIMKLATLYPHEFSGSKLEDLSYELDNYILFVKEDNDLSNLKGLGDLSETLVETDLYKTWRLVFLLVKLSMILSVATAIVERAFSSMKYIKNDLRSRIGDEFLNDYLVCYIEDEVFESVPNDAIIGRFQNMTTRRVQL, from the exons ATGGAGCTAGTAACATGCAAGGAGAAATCAATG TTGCAAAAAAAACATTATGATGTAGATCAATTTTTTGATATTGTTGCTAATGTCTTGAATATTGTTGGAAGTTCTTTTAAGCGTAGGAATATGCTAcgagaggatcaggaaaaaaaaCTAGAGGAGCTACAAGTGCTTGGTGAAGTTCATACAGGAAGTGGACTAAATCAAGAACTTGGACTCCAAAGGCCAGGTGATACCCGTTGGGGTTCTAATTTTAAGACAGTGAGTAACTTTATTGCATTATTCTCATCAATCATTAATGTGCTTGAGTTTCTTGCAAGTGAGGATGTAAATTATCTTGAGAGATCAGTGGCAAAAAGTCTAGTGAATGACATAAGATCTTTTGAGTTTGTGCATATGATACATTTGATGTTAAAATTATTAGCAATCACAAATGATTTGAATATAGCTTTGCAAAGAAAAGATCAGGATATTGTAAATGCTATGAAGCTTGTTGGTTTCGCCAAGAGGCAATTGCAAGTGATGAGAGAATCTAAATGGGAATCATTGATAGATGACGCCTCTTCATTTTGTTCCAAGCATGATATTGTGATCCCTAAAATGGATAAGAACTATCATCTTGGAAAGTCAAAGCGTAGGAGTTCAAGTGTTACATATTCTCATCATTTGCGTGTCGAAGTTTTTAATACTGTTATTGATTTGCAACTTTCGGAGCTTAACAGTCGTTTTGATGCGGTGAATAGTAATCTACTTCTTGGTATGGCTAGTTTGAGTCCGGATAATTCTTTTGCAAATTATGATAAAGACAGAATTATGAAACTTGCTACACTTTATCCTCATGAGTTTAGTGGTTCAAAGCTTGAAGATCTCAGTTACGAGCTTGACAACTATATTCTCTTTGTGAAAGAAGACAATGATTTGTCTAACTTGAAAGGACTTGGAGATCTTTCAGAAACATTAGTTGAAACAGATTTGTACAAGACTTGGAGACTTGTGTTTTTGCTTGTGAAGTTAAGTATGATATTGTCTGTCGCTACTGCAATAGTAGAAAGAGCTTTTTCTTCAATGAAGTACATCAAAAATGACTTGCGTAGCAGAATTGGTGATGAATTTTTGAATGACTATTTAGTTTGTTATATAGAAGATGAAGTATTTGAAAGTGTACCTAATGATGCGATTATTGGTCGTTTTCAAAACATGACAACCCGTCGGGTACAATTGTAA
- the LOC142171791 gene encoding uncharacterized protein LOC142171791: MRQFNLEWFNTSYSGWLEYSVKVDAIFCLCCYLFKNEHGGHGKVGDSFTKNGFRAWNKATERLNTHIGEVNSLHNRCFMMIRDLINQEQSILTSFDKQSEKIKSDYRVRLNASIDVAKFLLKQGMSFRGHDEGETSIKRGNFVELLQWYAYRDDEVKKVALQSAPQNNMMIAPNIQKEIVNACAKEIIKAIVEDLNGDYFGILVDESKDVSHKEQMALVLWYVNKEGKPIE; the protein is encoded by the coding sequence ATGCGTCAATTTAATCTTGAATGGTTTAACACTTCATACTCTGGATGGTTAGAATATAGTGTTAAAGTTGATGCAATATTTTGCTTATGTTGTTACTTGTTTAAAAATGAGCATGGAGGACATGGAAAAGTTGGGGATTCTTTCACAAAGAATGGTTTTAGAGCTTGGAATAAAGCTACAGAAAGGCTTAACACACATATTGGAGAGGTGAATAGTCTTCACAATAGATGTTTTATGATGATTAGAGATTTAATTAATCAAGAGCAATCAATTCTAACCTCTTTTGACAAGCAATCTGAAAAAATTAAAAGTGATTATCGAGTTCGGTTGAATGCTTCGATTGATGTggcaaaatttcttttaaaacaagGAATGTCTTTCCGGGGCCACGATGAAGGTGAAACTTCTATTAAACGAGGAAACTTTGTAGAACTCTTACAATGGTATGCATATAGGGATGATGAAGTGAAAAAAGTTGCGCTACAAAGTGCTCCACAAAATAACATGATGATTGCTCCAAATATCCAAAAAGAGATCGTTAATGCTTGTgcgaaagaaataattaaagcaaTAGTTGAAGATTTAAATGGAGAttattttggaattttggttgaTGAATCTAAGGACGTCTCTCATAAGGAACAAATGGCTCTTGTTCTGTGGTATGTCAACAAAGAGGGAAAACCTATTGAGTGA